The following DNA comes from Methanobacterium sp..
AAAGGCCATGGAAAACTGGGACAAATATTTGGAACAGGTCCAGGCTGCAGCCGGTGAAGAAAGTACCAGTGACACTAGTTACACTTCAAGCAAATCAACTAATACCAAAAAAACCTATGCAACTGCAGTACGCAGCTACAGTAAATCCTACAGTTATAGCAGTAAGGGTTACAGCGGTGATTGCTGGGATGTCAGTAATGCAATGTACAGTCAATTAACTTCATCAGGTACAAGAGCACGCATAGTTCAGTACGCAAACAGCTACTCATCCAACCACAGATCTGTTGAGGTCTGGAATGGTAACAGCTGGGTTGATGCTGATTACTCTGGCCAGGCATGGGTCGGCCAACCAACTGCTCACAGCAGCTCAGCAACAGTGATATCAGGCGGCTAAAACCACGTACTACATTAAAACCTAGAAACTTAACAAAAATTCAACAGTTCAACGCAGAACTGTTGAAACAATCTTTCTTTTTATTTTATTTAACATTTTTATAAACATTTATCAAAATACTTCAAAATACTTAATCACCTCATGATTACCCCATATTATTTTTTTCAAAGGATTGTTCATCTTAATCTCAGTTTTTTTTAGGAGTATTATTAAAATATTTCTAGGGCTTTATCTGAACCGGGTATGAATTCAATCTGGATTGAAACCAAAATATTTTTATATCCATCCCCTAAAAACAAATATAGAGTACTGCACATTTTTAGGAGGCTGATTATGAAAATAACACAAACCCCTCTGGTAATTCTGAATTTTAAAACCTACTTAGAGTCTACTGGAGAAAAAGCCCTGCAGTTAGCCAGGGCCTCACAACAAGTGGCCCAGGAAACTGGAGTTAACATGGCCGTGGCACCCCAGGGAGCTGACCTCTGGAGGTTATCACAGGAAGTGGAGATACCGATTTTAGCCCAGCACATGGACCCTGTGGATGCTGGTGGACACACAGGCAGCATGCTAACCGAGTGTGCGAAGGAAGCTGGAGCATCAGGCACCCTCATCAACCACTCTGAGCAGAGGATGGAACTGGCTGATATCGACACAGTCATCAGGAAAACCACTGCAGTAAACATGACCAGTGTTGTGTGCACTAATAATGTGGAGACCAGTGCAGCAGCAGCAGCCCTGAAACCTGATTTTGTAGCAATAGAACCACCAGAACTGATTGGATCAGGGATTCCTGTATCCCAGGCAGAACCTGAAATAGTGGAAGGAAGTGTGGCAGCAATTAAAGACATCAATCCCAATGTAAGAGTCCTGTGTGGTGCAGGTATATCCACCGGGGATGATATGAAAGCCGCCCTGGAACTGGGAAGTGAAGGAGTGCTCCTGGCATCCGGAATTATACTGGCTTCTGACCCCAAACAGGCACTTCTGGATCTGGTAAGTAAAATTTGATATGGAAATTCATTAGGTACGAACTAGGTTAATAGGTACGAACTAGGTTAATTTAATTCGTTAATCACTTAGACACCTGTTAATGATAATAATCAGTAATTGAAAATGGTGGAATGACATGGCCCCTGATTTTAACACCATAGATAACCTGGAAGTGGAGGGTAAGACTGTCCTGGTGCGAGTGGATATAAACTCCCCAGTTGACCCCCTCACTGGACTACTACTGGATGACACACGTATAAGACTACACGCTGAAACCATTGCCGAACTGGCTGATAAAGGTGCTAAAACTGTTCTAATTGCCCATCAGAGCCGTCCTGGCAAAAAAGATTTTACCACAATGGAACAACATGCTGAAGCCCTTTCAAATCTACTGGATAAACCAGTAAGTTATGTGGATGATATATTTGGCAGCAACGCCAGGGAATCCATTAAAAGTATGAATAGGGGGGAAATTCTTCTACTGGAGAATGTACGTTTCTACTCTGAAGAAATCTTGCAGAGGGAACCACCACAACAGGCAGAAACCCATATGGTAAAACTGCTTTCACCACTGGCTGATTATTTCGTCAATGATGCATTTGCTGCTGCCCACCGTTCACAACCATCACTGGTAGGATTCGCTATTAACATGCCATCTGCAGCAGGAAGAGTCATGGAAAGGGAACTCAAAGCACTATACAGTGCAGTGAGTAATGTTGAGAAACCCTGCGTATATGTCCTGGGTGGAGTTAAGGTGGATGACTCCATAATGGTCATGGAAAATGCCCTGGAAGCAGATAGTGCTGATTACATCCTCACCACTGGACTGGTGGCCAATATATTCCTCTGGGGGGGAGGAATAAACATACGAAAACATAACCGGAAATTCATAGAAGACCGAGACTACTGTGAGTACGTTAAAAAGGCCAAAAAGTTATGTAAAAAATTTAAAGACCAGATACTGGTACCCACAGATCTGGCGGTGTGCAAGGATGATAAACGATTGGAATATCCAGTGGGCAAACTTCCCAACCTTCCCATATTTGATCTGGGTACTGAAACCACCACTGAATATGCTCGTGTCATCAGAAATGCACGCACCATATTTGCCAATGGTCCAGCAGGGGTTTTTGAAAAAGAAGGATTCAACCAGGGTACCGAGGACATTCTAAATGCAATCTCATCATCTTCAGGATTCTCCATTATTGGGGGTGGGCACCTGGCAGCTGCCGCCAACCAAATGGGCCTATCTGGAATCAGCCACATAAGCAGTGGAGGGGGAGCTTCCATAAGTCTTATTGCAGGGGAAAGACTTCCGGCTGTGGAAGTGCTCCGGGAAGCGGCTTTAAAACATAGGGTTGTGTAGTAACCCATGGATTTTTATGATCAAATTTAGTCAATTAAATTTAACCATATAAATAATCAAAACAAATAATAATCAAAATTTAACTGAATTTATTAAATCAACTTAAATACTTGTATTGATCATAGTAAGCATTCCCCTGATTAACAGTGAATAATTAGTTAAGACCAGATTAAGTCACATGGTCTCCACCCAAAACTATATAAGGCAATATCTCAAAACTTAAAATGCCTCGGTAGCTCAGTCTGGTGGAGCGCGAGACTTGTAATCTCGTGGTCGCGGGTTCAATTCCCGTCCGGGGCTCTAAACTGATGGTGAAATAAATATAACCTAGTTTAGATGTAGGTTTGATGTAAAATTAAGGGGATTTTAGATTAATATGGGACCATAGGGTAGCTTGGTCGATCCTTTGGGCTTTGGGAGCCTGAGACTCCGGTTCAAATCCGGGTGGTCCCATTAAATCATTAGATAAATCAGAAATTTCATCCCGCCTTAGCTCAATTTGGCAGAGCGTCGGACTGTAGATCCGAATGTTGCTGGTTCAAGTCCGGCAGGCGGGACTTAAATATCTGTTAATCAATGGAACTGTTGGTGCCAATCTTTAATCAAGGTGAGAGTTACCAGTCGTATTGTCCTCTAGATATTAACACAAACCTTTATATGTAATCAACGAAAAGGAAAGGTATATAAGGAAGCATAACATAAATCACTATACTCTAGTTCTGCTAAAGTATTGCCTTGGTGGTGTAGGGGCTATCATGCGGGCCTGTCGAGCCCGCGACTCGGGTTCAATTCCCGGCCAAGGCGTTTTAGAGGGCCCGTAGCTCAGTCTGGGAGAGCGCCTGGCTTTTAACCAGGTGGTCGCGGGTTCAACTCCCGTCGGGCCCGTTCTAATTTTTAATGGAGGATTATATGGTGAAGAAGGATATCTTAAAACACGAACTGGTTCCAGATCATGTTGTTTTGTCGAAATCTGATGTTAAAAAAGTATTGAAAAAATTGGATATCCATCCTGAACAGCTACCGAAAATAAAAGCTGACGATCCGGTTGTTAAAGCTATAGAGGCTAAACCTGGGGATATTCTGAAAATAACCAGAAAGAGTCAAACAGCAGGTAAATTCGAAACCTACCGTTTGGTTTTAGATTAAATATAGATAATTGGATTAATAACAAAGGACATATAATACTAAGTAAATAATGCCTTACCTTATAAACCGGTACATAAATTGTGTTATATTTTAATAATATAATATATATACATTGATATTAATGGACCAGAACACACTAGGAACTACCTAGGTTAGTGTTGTGAATAAGATGGATTAGGTATGGGTTGTTTTTTGGAGGAATTTAATGGTAAAAAATGCCTGGGGACTTGTCGATACCTTTTTTGATGAATACAAACTGGTGGATCATCATATTAAGTCATACAACGACTTTGTAGATCACCGAATACAGGATATAATTGATATAACCGAGCCCATTGTTCTGGAGCAGGGAGAATACACCATACAAACGGGTAAAGTTGAAATAAGGAAGCCTTACATTAAGGAAGCTGACGGCTCAAAAAGTAAGGTCTATCCCACTGAAGCCAGACTCAGAAATCTCACATACTCTGCCCACATGTACATGGACATGGCACTATCCAGGGGTGAAGAAGAACCCAGCCTGGAGAAAGTGTATATTGGTGAACTTCCAGTGATGCTGAAATCCAACATCTGCCACTTAAATGGACTGGGATACAATGAACTGGAAGACAAAGGGGAAGACCCTCAGGATCCCGGAGGTTATTTCATTGTCAATGGCTCAGAAAGGGCCATAGTAACCATGGAAGAGATCGCACCCAACAAGATCATCCTGGAAAGAATTGGAGAGAAAGAAGACCGCAGGGCGCGGGCAATCGTAACCTCGATTAAGAGCGGTTTCAGAGCACGTATAACTCTTGAATACCGTAAACCGCGGAAAAAGGGTGTATTTTTAAGAATATCATTCCCGTACGTACCTGGAGAAATACCACTGGTGGTACTACTCCGTGCACTAGGTCTAGAAAAAGATGTAGATCTGGTTAGCAGCGTTTCGGAAGAAAACGACGTACAATTCTTACTCATAGATGACATTCAAACCTCGGAAATCACCAACACCTACGATGCCATTAAGTACATCGGTAACCGGGTGGCCAAGGGTATGACTGAGGAATACCGGATTAAAAGGGCGGAAGATGTTATAGACCGCTACTTACTACCACACATTGGTGTGGAACCGGAAAAAAGAGCAGAAAAAGCCACATATCTGGCTGAAATGACAGAAATGCTCCTCCAAGTTATTTTTGATGAACGTGAACCACACGACAAGGACCACTACGCTAACAAAAGACTCCGAGTATCCGGAGATCTTATGGAGGACCTTTTCAGGGTGGCATTCACCAGCCTAACACGTGACATGACCTATCAGCTGGAACGAAGCCTTGCCCGTGGAAAAGAACCCTCAGTTAAGCAGGCGGTGCGTTCCGATGTCCTCACCGAAAACATCAAACACGCCATAGCCACTGGAAACTGGGTTGGTGGACGGGCCGGTGTAAGCCAGTTACTGGATAGAACCAGTTACATGGGAACCCTTTCACACCTTAAACGTGTTGTTTCTCCATTATCAAGGAGTCAACCTCACTTCGAAGCACGTGATTTGCACCCCACTCAGTTTGGTAAGATCTGTCCCAACGAAACTCCAGAGGGTCCTAACTGTGGACTTGTGAAGAACCTGGCCATATTGGCCAAAATATCAGAAGGTTCAGACCCAGATGAACTGGAATCAGTGGTCAAAAAAGTGAAGAGCATCAATCC
Coding sequences within:
- a CDS encoding transglutaminase domain-containing protein, yielding KAMENWDKYLEQVQAAAGEESTSDTSYTSSKSTNTKKTYATAVRSYSKSYSYSSKGYSGDCWDVSNAMYSQLTSSGTRARIVQYANSYSSNHRSVEVWNGNSWVDADYSGQAWVGQPTAHSSSATVISGG
- the tpiA gene encoding triose-phosphate isomerase, coding for MKITQTPLVILNFKTYLESTGEKALQLARASQQVAQETGVNMAVAPQGADLWRLSQEVEIPILAQHMDPVDAGGHTGSMLTECAKEAGASGTLINHSEQRMELADIDTVIRKTTAVNMTSVVCTNNVETSAAAAALKPDFVAIEPPELIGSGIPVSQAEPEIVEGSVAAIKDINPNVRVLCGAGISTGDDMKAALELGSEGVLLASGIILASDPKQALLDLVSKI
- the pgk gene encoding phosphoglycerate kinase, translated to MAPDFNTIDNLEVEGKTVLVRVDINSPVDPLTGLLLDDTRIRLHAETIAELADKGAKTVLIAHQSRPGKKDFTTMEQHAEALSNLLDKPVSYVDDIFGSNARESIKSMNRGEILLLENVRFYSEEILQREPPQQAETHMVKLLSPLADYFVNDAFAAAHRSQPSLVGFAINMPSAAGRVMERELKALYSAVSNVEKPCVYVLGGVKVDDSIMVMENALEADSADYILTTGLVANIFLWGGGINIRKHNRKFIEDRDYCEYVKKAKKLCKKFKDQILVPTDLAVCKDDKRLEYPVGKLPNLPIFDLGTETTTEYARVIRNARTIFANGPAGVFEKEGFNQGTEDILNAISSSSGFSIIGGGHLAAAANQMGLSGISHISSGGGASISLIAGERLPAVEVLREAALKHRVV
- a CDS encoding DNA-directed RNA polymerase subunit H: MVKKDILKHELVPDHVVLSKSDVKKVLKKLDIHPEQLPKIKADDPVVKAIEAKPGDILKITRKSQTAGKFETYRLVLD
- a CDS encoding DNA-directed RNA polymerase subunit B''; translated protein: MVKNAWGLVDTFFDEYKLVDHHIKSYNDFVDHRIQDIIDITEPIVLEQGEYTIQTGKVEIRKPYIKEADGSKSKVYPTEARLRNLTYSAHMYMDMALSRGEEEPSLEKVYIGELPVMLKSNICHLNGLGYNELEDKGEDPQDPGGYFIVNGSERAIVTMEEIAPNKIILERIGEKEDRRARAIVTSIKSGFRARITLEYRKPRKKGVFLRISFPYVPGEIPLVVLLRALGLEKDVDLVSSVSEENDVQFLLIDDIQTSEITNTYDAIKYIGNRVAKGMTEEYRIKRAEDVIDRYLLPHIGVEPEKRAEKATYLAEMTEMLLQVIFDEREPHDKDHYANKRLRVSGDLMEDLFRVAFTSLTRDMTYQLERSLARGKEPSVKQAVRSDVLTENIKHAIATGNWVGGRAGVSQLLDRTSYMGTLSHLKRVVSPLSRSQPHFEARDLHPTQFGKICPNETPEGPNCGLVKNLAILAKISEGSDPDELESVVKKVKSINPI